The Lonchura striata isolate bLonStr1 chromosome 12, bLonStr1.mat, whole genome shotgun sequence genome includes a region encoding these proteins:
- the CYB561D2 gene encoding transmembrane reductase CYB561D2 has translation MALTAESESRLYRSLRVASGAAAHLVALGFPAAVAVLARPGSSLFSWHPLLMALAFSFLMTEALLIFSPETSLLRSFSRKVRVRAHWALQLLALLCALLGLGIISYNKHLNGKGHFVTWHGLTGLLAVLYTGGQCAGGVLLLYPKLMKNWTLAKLKLYHATSGLVGYLLGCASLMLGMCSLWFTTTVTGASWYLAMLCPLVTSLVIMNQVSNAYLYRKRSQH, from the exons ATGGCCCTGACGGCCGAGAGCGAGTCCCGCCTGTACCGCTCGCTGCGCGTGGCCTCCGGCGCCGCCGCGCACCTCGTGGCGCTCGGCTTCCCCGCCGCCGTGGCCGTGCTGGCGCGGCCCGGATCCA GTCTCTTCTCCTGGCACCCGCTGCTCATGGCGCTCGCG TTCTCGTTCCTGATGACGGAAGCGCTGCTGATCTTCTCCCCGGAGACCTCGCTGCTGCGCTCCTTCTCCCGCAAAGTCCGAGTGCGGGCGCACTGGGCCCTGCAGCTGCTCGCTCTGCTCTGcgcgctcctggggctgggaatCATCAGCTACAACAAGCACCTGAACGGCAAGGGCCACTTTGTCACCTGGCACGGGCTGACGGGGCTGCTGGCCGTGCTGTACACCGGCGGGCAGTGCGCCGGGGGCGTGCTCCTGCTCTACCCCAAGCTGATGAAGAACTGGACGCTGGCCAAGCTGAAGCTGTACCATGCAACCTCAGGGCTGGTGGGCtacctgctgggctgtgccagcctgatGCTGGGCATGTGCTCCCTCTGGTTCACCACCACGGTGACTGGTGCCTCGTGGTACCTGGCCATGCTGTGTCCCCTCGTCACCAGCCTGGTTATCATGAACCAGGTGAGCAACGCATACTTGTACCGCAAGCGGAGCCAGCACTGA
- the NPRL2 gene encoding GATOR1 complex protein NPRL2 isoform X3 — MGGRIECVFFSEFHPTLGPKITYQVPEDFISRELFDTIQVYVITKPELQNKLITVTAMEKKLIGCPVCIEHKKYSRNALLFNLGFVCDARAKACALEPIVKKLAGYLTTLELESGFISNEESKQKLVPIMTILLEELNAKGKCTLPIDESNTIHLKVIEQRPDPPIVQEYDVPVFTQDKDDFFNSQWDLTTQQILPYIDGFRHVQKISAEADVELNLVRIAVQNLLYYGVVTLVSILQYSNVYCTTPKVQDLVDDKCLQEECLSYVTKQGHKRASLRDVFQLYCGLSPGTTVRDLISRYTLQLQRVDERRLIQFGLMKGLIRRLQKYPVKVARDERSHPARLYTGCHSYDEICCKTGMSYKELDERLENDPNIIVCWK, encoded by the exons ATGGGCGGCCGCATCGAGTGCGTGTTCTTCAGCGAGTTCCACCCCACGCTGGGGCCCAAAATCACCTACCAG GTCCCCGAGGACTTCATCTCCCGGGAGCTGTTTGACACCATCCAGGTGTACGTCATCACGAAGCCCGAGCTGCAGAACAAGCTGATCACCGT GACAGCCATGGAGAAGAAGCTGATCGGCTGCCCCGTGTGCATCGAGCACAAGAAGTACAGCCGGAACGCTCTGCTCTTCAACCTGGGCTTCGTGTGCGACGCCAGGGCCAAGGCCTGCGCGCTGGAGCCCATCGTGAAGAAGCTGGCTGGCTATCTCACCACCCTGGAG CTGGAAAGTGGATTCATCTCCAACGAGGAGAGTAAGCAGAAGCTGGTTCCCATCATGACCAtcctgctggaggagctgaaTGCCAAAGGGAAGTGCACCCTGCCCATAG ATGAGTCGAACACCATCCACCTGAAGGTGATTGAGCAGCGTCCAGACCCCCCCATTGTGCAGGAGTACGATGTCCCTGTCTTCACCCAGGACAAGGATGACTTCTTCAATTCCCAGTGGGATCTCACCACGCAGCAG ATCCTGCCCTACATCGATGGCTTTCGGCACGTCCAGAAGATCTCTGCAGAAGCTGACGTGGAGCTGAACTTGGTGCGCATCGCTGTGCAGAACCTGCT GTACTACGGGGTTGTCACGCTTGTCTCCATACTCCAG TACTCCAATGTCTACTGCACCACACCAAAGGTGCAGGACCTGGTGGATGACAAGTGCCTCCAGGAAGAGTGTCTGTCCTATGTCACCAAACAAG GGCACAAGCGAGCCAGCCTCAGGGATGTCTTCCAGCTGTACTGCGGGCTGAGCCCTGGCACCACCGTGCGAGACCTCATCTCCCGCTAcaccctgcagctccagagggtGGATGAGAG GAGGCTTATCCAGTTTGGTTTGATGAAGGGCCTTATCCGGCGGCTCCAGAAATACCCTGTCAAGGTGGCCCGGGACGAGCGGAGCCACCCAGCCCGGCTGTACACGGGCTGCCACAGCTACGACGAGATCTGCTGCAAGACCG GCATGAGTTACAAGGAGCTGGATGAGCGCCTGGAGAACGACCCCAACATCATCGTGTGCTGGAAGTGA
- the TMEM115 gene encoding transmembrane protein 115, which translates to MRRYLPVARQHFLAALAGTSVVVKSLSAAAVLLYLLSFGLDTAYGLAVTPGYLLPPNFWVWTLLTHGLVEERAWGLAASLATLGTAGRLLEPLWGALELLVFFAVVNISVGLLAALAYFLTYVASFHLHYLFAVRIHGGLGFLGGVLVALKQTMGDSTVLKVPQVRMKAVPMLLLLLLALLRLAALVESNVLASYGFGLLSSWVYLRFYQRHSRGRGDMSDHFAFATFFPEILQPVVGLVANLVHSVLVKVRLCRKTVKRYDVGAPSSITISLPGTDPQDAERRRQLALKALNERLKRVEDQSAWPSMEDDEEEAAAAAKADSPLLPDPSTAGKSPGQESNLISFQDAPAQL; encoded by the exons ATGCGGCGGTACCTGCCGGTGGCCCGGCAGCATTTCCTGGCGGCGCTGGCCGGCACCAGCGTGGTGGTGAAGTCGCTGAGCGCCGCCGCGGTGCTGCTGTACCTGCTCTCCTTCGGGCTGGACACGGCCTACGGGCTGGCGGTGACGCCCGGCTACCTCCTGCCCCCCAACTTCTGGGTGTGGACGCTGCTGACGCACGGGCTGGTGGAGGAGCGCGCCTGGGGGCTGGCGGCCAGCCTGGCCACGCTGGGCACGGCCGGGCGGCTGCTGGAGCCGCTCTGGGGCGCGCTGGAGCTCCTCGTCTTCTTCGCCGTGGTGAACATCTCCGTGGGGCTCCTGGCGGCCCTCGCCTACTTCCTCACCTATGTGGCCTCCTTCCACCTCCACTATCTGTTCGCCGTCCGCATCCACGGCGGCCTGGGCTTCCTCGGGGGGGTCTTGGTGGCCCTCAAGCAGACGATGGGGGACAGCACCGTACTGAAGGTGCCTCAGGTCAGAATGAAGGCTGTCCCcatgctcctgctccttctcctggctctgctgcgGCTCGCTGCCCTCGTCGAGAGCAATGTACTGGCCTCGTACGGCTTcgggctcctctccagctgggTCTATCTCCGCTTCTACCAGCGGCACAGTAGAGGCCGCGGAGACATGAGCGACCACTTTGCCTTCGCCACTTTCTTCCCCGAGATCCTGCAGCCCGTGGTGGGTCTGGTGGCCAACCTGGTGCACAGCGTGCTGGTCAAGGTGCGCTTGTGCCGCAAGACCGTCAAGCGCTACGACGTGGGTGCCCCGTCCTCCATCACCATCAGCCTGCCAGGAACAGACCCCCAGGACGCCGAGAGGAGAAG gcagctggCCCTGAAGGCTTTGAACGAGCGGCTGAAGCGAGTGGAGGACCAATCAGCCTGGCCCAGCatggaggatgatgaggaggaggcggcagcagcagcgaaGGCTGACAGCCCTCTGCTGCCTGACCCCAGCACGGCCGGGAAGAGCCCTGGCCAGGAGTCCAACCTCATCAGCTTCCAGGACGCCCCGGCTCAGCTGTGA
- the NPRL2 gene encoding GATOR1 complex protein NPRL2 isoform X2 encodes MGGRIECVFFSEFHPTLGPKITYQVPEDFISRELFDTIQVYVITKPELQNKLITVTAMEKKLIGCPVCIEHKKYSRNALLFNLGFVCDARAKACALEPIVKKLAGYLTTLELESGFISNEESKQKLVPIMTILLEELNAKGKCTLPIDESNTIHLKVIEQRPDPPIVQEYDVPVFTQDKDDFFNSQWDLTTQQILPYIDGFRHVQKISAEADVELNLVRIAVQNLLYYGVVTLVSILQEAYPVWFDEGPYPAAPEIPCQGGPGRAEPPSPAVHGLPQLRRDLLQDRYGSLGPTGSSAPCGPQGWWEAKELPAHSCALVLGSCRFGSFQTAGRWDCGPGSSPSRAAKSMLPGAGLGDSTQPSDTAARHRTDTTLTPYCLTPRHELQGAG; translated from the exons ATGGGCGGCCGCATCGAGTGCGTGTTCTTCAGCGAGTTCCACCCCACGCTGGGGCCCAAAATCACCTACCAG GTCCCCGAGGACTTCATCTCCCGGGAGCTGTTTGACACCATCCAGGTGTACGTCATCACGAAGCCCGAGCTGCAGAACAAGCTGATCACCGT GACAGCCATGGAGAAGAAGCTGATCGGCTGCCCCGTGTGCATCGAGCACAAGAAGTACAGCCGGAACGCTCTGCTCTTCAACCTGGGCTTCGTGTGCGACGCCAGGGCCAAGGCCTGCGCGCTGGAGCCCATCGTGAAGAAGCTGGCTGGCTATCTCACCACCCTGGAG CTGGAAAGTGGATTCATCTCCAACGAGGAGAGTAAGCAGAAGCTGGTTCCCATCATGACCAtcctgctggaggagctgaaTGCCAAAGGGAAGTGCACCCTGCCCATAG ATGAGTCGAACACCATCCACCTGAAGGTGATTGAGCAGCGTCCAGACCCCCCCATTGTGCAGGAGTACGATGTCCCTGTCTTCACCCAGGACAAGGATGACTTCTTCAATTCCCAGTGGGATCTCACCACGCAGCAG ATCCTGCCCTACATCGATGGCTTTCGGCACGTCCAGAAGATCTCTGCAGAAGCTGACGTGGAGCTGAACTTGGTGCGCATCGCTGTGCAGAACCTGCT GTACTACGGGGTTGTCACGCTTGTCTCCATACTCCAG GAGGCTTATCCAGTTTGGTTTGATGAAGGGCCTTATCCGGCGGCTCCAGAAATACCCTGTCAAGGTGGCCCGGGACGAGCGGAGCCACCCAGCCCGGCTGTACACGGGCTGCCACAGCTACGACGAGATCTGCTGCAAGACCGGTACGGATCCCTGGGACCCACGGGATCCTCTGCTCCGTGTgggccccagggctggtggGAGGCAAAGGAATTGCCTGCCCACAGCTGTGCACTGGTCCTGGGTTCTTGCCGCTTTGGGAGCTTTCAGACTGCAGGGAGATGGGACTGTGGGCCAGGCTCTTCTCCAAGCCGGGCTGCCAAGTCCATGTTGCCAGGGGCAGGGCTTGGGGACTCCACGCAGCCCTCTGACACCGCCGCCAGGCACCGCACCGACACCACACTGACACCCTACTGTCTCACCCCCAGGCATGAGTTACAAGGAGCTGGATGA
- the NPRL2 gene encoding GATOR1 complex protein NPRL2 isoform X1, producing MGGRIECVFFSEFHPTLGPKITYQVPEDFISRELFDTIQVYVITKPELQNKLITVTAMEKKLIGCPVCIEHKKYSRNALLFNLGFVCDARAKACALEPIVKKLAGYLTTLELESGFISNEESKQKLVPIMTILLEELNAKGKCTLPIDESNTIHLKVIEQRPDPPIVQEYDVPVFTQDKDDFFNSQWDLTTQQILPYIDGFRHVQKISAEADVELNLVRIAVQNLLYYGVVTLVSILQYSNVYCTTPKVQDLVDDKCLQEECLSYVTKQGHKRASLRDVFQLYCGLSPGTTVRDLISRYTLQLQRVDERRLIQFGLMKGLIRRLQKYPVKVARDERSHPARLYTGCHSYDEICCKTGTDPWDPRDPLLRVGPRAGGRQRNCLPTAVHWSWVLAALGAFRLQGDGTVGQALLQAGLPSPCCQGQGLGTPRSPLTPPPGTAPTPH from the exons ATGGGCGGCCGCATCGAGTGCGTGTTCTTCAGCGAGTTCCACCCCACGCTGGGGCCCAAAATCACCTACCAG GTCCCCGAGGACTTCATCTCCCGGGAGCTGTTTGACACCATCCAGGTGTACGTCATCACGAAGCCCGAGCTGCAGAACAAGCTGATCACCGT GACAGCCATGGAGAAGAAGCTGATCGGCTGCCCCGTGTGCATCGAGCACAAGAAGTACAGCCGGAACGCTCTGCTCTTCAACCTGGGCTTCGTGTGCGACGCCAGGGCCAAGGCCTGCGCGCTGGAGCCCATCGTGAAGAAGCTGGCTGGCTATCTCACCACCCTGGAG CTGGAAAGTGGATTCATCTCCAACGAGGAGAGTAAGCAGAAGCTGGTTCCCATCATGACCAtcctgctggaggagctgaaTGCCAAAGGGAAGTGCACCCTGCCCATAG ATGAGTCGAACACCATCCACCTGAAGGTGATTGAGCAGCGTCCAGACCCCCCCATTGTGCAGGAGTACGATGTCCCTGTCTTCACCCAGGACAAGGATGACTTCTTCAATTCCCAGTGGGATCTCACCACGCAGCAG ATCCTGCCCTACATCGATGGCTTTCGGCACGTCCAGAAGATCTCTGCAGAAGCTGACGTGGAGCTGAACTTGGTGCGCATCGCTGTGCAGAACCTGCT GTACTACGGGGTTGTCACGCTTGTCTCCATACTCCAG TACTCCAATGTCTACTGCACCACACCAAAGGTGCAGGACCTGGTGGATGACAAGTGCCTCCAGGAAGAGTGTCTGTCCTATGTCACCAAACAAG GGCACAAGCGAGCCAGCCTCAGGGATGTCTTCCAGCTGTACTGCGGGCTGAGCCCTGGCACCACCGTGCGAGACCTCATCTCCCGCTAcaccctgcagctccagagggtGGATGAGAG GAGGCTTATCCAGTTTGGTTTGATGAAGGGCCTTATCCGGCGGCTCCAGAAATACCCTGTCAAGGTGGCCCGGGACGAGCGGAGCCACCCAGCCCGGCTGTACACGGGCTGCCACAGCTACGACGAGATCTGCTGCAAGACCGGTACGGATCCCTGGGACCCACGGGATCCTCTGCTCCGTGTgggccccagggctggtggGAGGCAAAGGAATTGCCTGCCCACAGCTGTGCACTGGTCCTGGGTTCTTGCCGCTTTGGGAGCTTTCAGACTGCAGGGAGATGGGACTGTGGGCCAGGCTCTTCTCCAAGCCGGGCTGCCAAGTCCATGTTGCCAGGGGCAGGGCTTGGGGACTCCACGCAGCCCTCTGACACCGCCGCCAGGCACCGCACCGACACCACACTGA